In the Piscinibacter sp. XHJ-5 genome, one interval contains:
- a CDS encoding ATP-binding cassette domain-containing protein, translated as MIEVHSLARQFVVPAAPFRRVPAQVVKAVQDVSFTAKDGHITGLLGPNGAGKTTTLRMLAALIAPDAGRMAVDGIDVVSRPREALARMGVLSDARGLYPRLTARENIVYYGALQGMSRDAAHARAEALARLLEMTPLLERRTEGFSQGERMKTALARALVHDPANIVLDEPTNGLDVLATRALREALRLLSTPEGGAKCIVFSTHIMQEVERLCDRVVLVSHGRTVATGSVAELLAQTGQRDFEEAFVQLAFGPLPS; from the coding sequence ATGATCGAGGTCCACAGCCTCGCCAGGCAGTTCGTGGTGCCGGCCGCCCCGTTCAGGCGCGTGCCCGCGCAGGTGGTGAAGGCGGTGCAGGACGTGAGCTTCACCGCGAAGGACGGCCACATCACCGGCCTGCTGGGCCCCAACGGCGCCGGCAAGACGACCACCTTGCGCATGCTGGCCGCGCTGATCGCGCCCGATGCAGGCCGCATGGCGGTGGACGGCATCGACGTGGTGTCGCGGCCGCGGGAGGCGCTGGCGCGCATGGGCGTGCTGAGCGATGCGCGCGGGCTGTACCCGCGCCTGACCGCTCGCGAGAACATCGTCTACTACGGCGCGCTGCAAGGCATGTCGCGCGATGCCGCGCATGCACGCGCCGAGGCGCTGGCCCGGCTGCTGGAGATGACCCCGCTGCTGGAGCGTCGCACCGAGGGCTTCAGCCAGGGCGAGCGCATGAAGACGGCGCTGGCGCGCGCGCTGGTGCACGACCCCGCCAACATCGTGCTCGACGAGCCCACCAACGGCCTGGACGTGCTGGCCACGCGCGCGCTGCGCGAGGCGCTGCGCCTGCTGAGCACGCCCGAAGGCGGCGCCAAGTGCATCGTGTTCTCCACGCACATCATGCAGGAGGTGGAACGCCTGTGCGACCGCGTCGTGCTGGTGTCGCACGGCCGCACCGTGGCCACCGGCAGCGTGGCCGAGCTCCTCGCGCAGACCGGCCAGCGCGACTTCGAGGAAGCCTTCGTGCAGCTCGCCTTCGGCCCCCTGCCTTCGTAG
- a CDS encoding ABC transporter permease, giving the protein MHPAFIVYRKELTDALRDRRTLLVVLMSSVLLGPLVLVALSVFIATFESRAEQREVHVVGIEHAPTLANFLERQTYTIKKAPPDYEQRLRAQKYADPVVVIPPDFEAGLVNGDAPIVEVISDSANRQASGSAGRIQRLLRGFNRERATLHLAMRGVAAELVEPMQLEERDLASTQTRATQFTGMLPFFVMLAVLYGALNAALDTTAGERERGSLEPLLMNPAERVSLVLGKWGAVASLGMLIAVLSSLSFIPAQWLLRSDTLAAMFQYGWREALLFLAVLLPFAAALSAVLMAVAIRCKSFKEAQASTAVLVLGISMLPLVQIFQQTGEEPWQWWVPALAQQTLMTRVLRGEGFSVEQVVVPLVVCVGLSVMGIVFVGRMLRVAAVR; this is encoded by the coding sequence ATGCACCCTGCCTTCATCGTCTATCGCAAGGAGCTCACCGACGCCCTGCGCGATCGCCGCACCCTGCTGGTCGTGCTGATGTCGAGCGTGCTCCTCGGCCCGCTGGTGCTCGTCGCCCTCTCGGTCTTCATCGCCACGTTCGAATCGCGCGCCGAGCAGCGCGAGGTGCACGTGGTCGGCATCGAGCACGCGCCCACGCTGGCCAACTTCCTCGAGCGCCAGACCTACACCATCAAGAAGGCCCCGCCCGACTACGAGCAGCGACTGCGCGCCCAGAAGTACGCTGATCCGGTGGTCGTGATCCCGCCCGACTTCGAGGCGGGCCTGGTCAACGGCGATGCGCCCATCGTCGAGGTGATCAGCGACAGCGCCAACCGCCAGGCCAGCGGCAGTGCCGGGCGCATCCAGCGCCTGCTTCGGGGCTTCAACCGCGAGCGGGCCACCCTGCACCTGGCGATGCGCGGCGTGGCGGCCGAGCTGGTGGAGCCGATGCAGCTCGAAGAGCGCGACCTTGCCAGCACGCAGACGCGCGCGACGCAGTTCACCGGCATGCTCCCATTCTTCGTCATGCTGGCCGTGCTGTACGGCGCGCTGAACGCCGCGCTGGACACGACGGCGGGCGAGCGCGAGCGCGGCTCGCTGGAGCCGCTGCTGATGAACCCGGCGGAGCGGGTGTCGCTGGTGCTGGGCAAGTGGGGCGCGGTGGCCAGCCTGGGCATGCTGATCGCGGTGCTGAGCAGCTTGAGCTTCATCCCCGCCCAATGGCTGCTGCGCAGCGACACGCTGGCCGCGATGTTCCAGTACGGCTGGCGCGAGGCCCTGCTGTTCCTCGCCGTGCTGCTCCCCTTCGCCGCCGCCCTGTCGGCCGTCCTGATGGCCGTGGCCATCCGCTGCAAGAGCTTCAAGGAGGCGCAGGCCAGCACCGCGGTGCTGGTGCTGGGCATCTCGATGCTGCCGCTGGTGCAGATCTTTCAGCAAACCGGCGAGGAGCCCTGGCAGTGGTGGGTGCCGGCCCTGGCGCAGCAGACGCTGATGACGCGGGTGCTCCGGGGGGAGGGCTTCAGCGTGGAGCAGGTGGTGGTGCCGCTTGTGGTGTGCGTAGGGTTGAGCGTGATGGGGATCGTGTTCGTGGGGAGGATGTTGAGGGTGGCGGCGGTGCGGTGA
- a CDS encoding alpha/beta hydrolase: protein MPALRALATCALLAFAFCAQAKVVEPCRVPGIKNEVLCGKLARPLDPAAPNGPQIDIHYVVVPALARNKHPDPVVMLAGGPGQSAIRIAPQVLPLFTRLNNRRDIVFVDQRGTGKSAPLDCDDLRHRPLADEADPQFQVTQLARCREQLQKLPHGDLRFYTTTIAMQDLDAVRRQLGVPRVNLVGVSYGTRAALEYQRQFPAAVRRSVIDGVAPPDMVLPASFSTDGQAAFDALVAACRTEPVCATLRDDWTGLLASLPKPVTVIHPLSGQPESFTLTRDMVLGAVRGPLYLPAAAAALPQAIHAAARGRYEPLAGLNSLLGGRKGMAISMGMHFSVVCAEDAPRLSQATDPPGADFGADFARLYQRICADWPRGAVADDFYRVPPAASPVLLLSGGVDPVTPPRHGERVAKALGARARHVVAPNAGHSVIGLGCMSDVLFRFVDAVDDHEALAVDADCVTRVPRPPSYRPITLPREPAQ, encoded by the coding sequence ATGCCCGCCCTTCGAGCTCTCGCAACCTGCGCGCTGCTGGCCTTCGCGTTCTGCGCGCAAGCCAAGGTCGTCGAGCCCTGCCGCGTGCCCGGCATCAAGAACGAAGTGCTCTGCGGCAAGCTCGCCCGTCCGCTCGACCCGGCCGCGCCGAACGGCCCGCAGATCGACATCCACTACGTCGTCGTTCCCGCCCTCGCGCGCAACAAGCATCCCGACCCGGTGGTCATGCTCGCCGGCGGGCCGGGCCAGAGCGCGATCCGCATCGCGCCGCAGGTGCTGCCGCTGTTCACCCGCCTCAACAACCGGCGCGACATCGTGTTCGTGGACCAGCGCGGCACCGGCAAGTCGGCGCCGCTCGACTGCGACGACCTTCGCCACCGGCCGCTCGCCGACGAGGCCGATCCGCAGTTCCAGGTGACGCAGCTCGCCCGCTGCCGGGAGCAGCTGCAGAAGCTGCCGCACGGCGACCTGCGCTTCTACACGACGACCATCGCGATGCAGGACCTGGACGCGGTGCGCCGCCAGCTCGGCGTGCCGCGCGTCAATCTGGTCGGCGTGTCGTACGGCACGCGGGCCGCATTGGAATACCAGCGCCAGTTCCCGGCCGCCGTGCGCCGCAGCGTGATCGACGGCGTGGCGCCGCCGGACATGGTGCTGCCGGCGAGCTTTTCCACCGACGGCCAGGCCGCTTTCGATGCCCTGGTGGCGGCCTGCCGCACGGAGCCGGTATGCGCCACGCTGCGGGACGACTGGACCGGGCTGCTGGCCAGCCTGCCCAAGCCGGTGACGGTGATCCACCCGCTGAGCGGCCAGCCCGAGAGCTTTACGCTGACGCGCGACATGGTGCTGGGCGCGGTGCGCGGCCCGCTGTACCTGCCGGCCGCCGCGGCCGCGCTGCCGCAGGCCATCCACGCCGCGGCACGCGGGCGCTACGAGCCGCTGGCCGGCCTGAACAGCTTGCTGGGCGGACGCAAGGGCATGGCGATCTCGATGGGCATGCACTTCTCGGTGGTGTGTGCCGAAGACGCGCCGCGCCTGTCCCAGGCCACCGACCCGCCCGGCGCCGACTTCGGCGCCGACTTTGCCCGGCTGTACCAGCGCATCTGCGCCGACTGGCCGCGCGGCGCCGTGGCCGACGACTTCTACCGAGTGCCGCCGGCCGCATCGCCGGTGCTGCTGCTCAGCGGCGGCGTGGACCCGGTGACGCCGCCCCGCCACGGCGAGCGCGTCGCGAAGGCGCTCGGCGCCCGCGCCCGCCATGTGGTGGCGCCGAACGCCGGCCATAGCGTCATCGGCCTCGGCTGCATGAGCGACGTGCTGTTCCGCTTCGTCGATGCGGTCGACGACCATGAGGCGCTGGCCGTCGATGCCGACTGCGTGACCCGCGTGCCGCGGCCGCCGTCGTACCGGCCGATCACGTTGCCGCGGGAGCCGGCGCAATGA